In Desulfoferula mesophila, the genomic window TGGGGCGAAACCGACACCGAGGCAAAAGCGGTGTGGCGGCGGTGGGAGGCGTCGAAGGGGCTGATGCGCACCAGGCGATGAATGCCCGCCTCGCCCTTCATCAGGCCATAGGCCTGGTGCCCGTTGACTTCCAGGGTGACGCTCTTGATGCCTGCCTCGTCGCCCTCCTGCAAGTCCAGCATCTTTACTTCGAAGCCCTGGCGCTCGGCGAAGCGGCTGTAGAGCCTAAGCAGCATGTCGGCCCAATCCTGGGCGTCGGTGCCCCCGGCCCCGGCGTTGATGGCCAGGATGGCCGAGCGGTGGTCGTCGGGCTCGCCCAGCAGGCGTTTGGCCTCCAGACGGGCCACCCCCCGCTCCAGAGCTTCCAGGCCGGCGGCCGTTTCCTTGGCCGCCTCCTTGTCCTGCTCCTCCTGGCTTAGCTCCAGCATCACCTCGGCGTCTTCTGCCTGGCCGGTCAAGGCCTCCAGGGACTCCAGGCTCTCGGTCAAGCCGGAGCGCTCCTGCATCACCTCCTTGGCCGCCTCCTGGTCGTCCCAAAAACCGTCCTTGGCCATGAGCTTGTCCAGCTCGGCCAGGCGGGTCTTTTTGGCCTCAGGGTCAAAGATACTCCCGGAGCAGATTCAGGCGGGAATTGAGTTCCTCCAGCTTTTCCTTTATTTCCTCGTACATTTT contains:
- the prfB gene encoding peptide chain release factor 2 (programmed frameshift); its protein translation is MYEEIKEKLEELNSRLNLLRSIFDPEAKKTRLAELDKLMAKDGFWDDQEAAKEVMQERSGLTESLESLEALTGQAEDAEVMLELSQEEQDKEAAKETAAGLEALERGVARLEAKRLLGEPDDHRSAILAINAGAGGTDAQDWADMLLRLYSRFAERQGFEVKMLDLQEGDEAGIKSVTLEVNGHQAYGLMKGEAGIHRLVRISPFDASHRRHTAFASVSVSPQVDDDIEIEINENDLRIDTYRASGAGGQHVNKTSSAVRITHLPTGTVVQCQNEKSQHRNRDMAMKVLRARLYELELAKRQAEKQEAYDSQQEIAWGSQIRSYVLAPYRLVKDHRTGVEVGNVDAVLDGDLEEFVQGYLLWRSS